The proteins below come from a single Bombus pyrosoma isolate SC7728 linkage group LG10, ASM1482585v1, whole genome shotgun sequence genomic window:
- the LOC122571376 gene encoding protein sister of odd and bowel-like: MDLTEAFAPGGGGEDLPKTDFFDFVVSPPPHCASTDGVSDEESFLHRTTCRSIGYLQQGHEEHETNRELHSSPFIKETNNNTLTALPPVSTITGSLSHHHHHHHVRTHHSACNVQQSNEQTPMDQSDCDYWGTDESKEQTCNILLEDLNKYCWSAHANAQSHGNDNVSVHQGSNEHHQGVGRGCSANDRQNTDGAIYTLTVLNNEANSMDALDCCKSPAPTSSDSWSLRPNLDLDAILSMEPASTEQEHDQTSSVTEVSRTVNDRFHPDRFSVASSQYATDDSGFVESKELCGRGSSSGGNCTGGDNNNDWKLSDQNLQEAAAAAAAAVAVGAGDSAESLLRSALQGKLYTGPTQVVSSSSPSTQGSAISMPVTSNAGLQIVSDQQPQQQQQQPQQQQPQQQQQDESMHTCTDEDLLLSQLDQTTYRPGDYEKLKSIANEVVESYCSLEPVCNVSATTTVMYTLDPTSGSLGTITLPADLGQVSTVTVVTAAQQDVLQQQATPRTEVEQQQTANQLQIAPSRVVTTKAPKKYCRRTNRNNSNSNAASNGSSGSETGGSTSGTQQGASGGSPGSVQRKERSLHYCSICSKGFKDKYSVNVHIRTHTGEKPFACSLCGKSFRQKAHLAKHYQTHVTQKPSVQQQATGSSTSNSGNSGNPSPSGETSSSTTSSVTNRSQPHQVSVDPAGTACNPPS; encoded by the coding sequence ATGGATCTAACGGAGGCATTCGCCCCAGGAGGGGGCGGGGAAGATCTGCCAAAGACCGATTTCTTCGACTTCGTCGTCTCTCCGCCACCGCACTGTGCCTCCACGGACGGCGTGTCCGACGAAGAAAGCTTCCTGCATCGTACCACTTGCAGAAGCATCGGCTACCTCCAGCAAGGTCACGAGGAACACGAAACTAATCGCGAATTGCACAGCTCGCCGTTCATCAAAGAAACCAACAACAACACTCTGACGGCACTACCCCCAGTCTCGACGATTACTGGCTCCCTCAGCCACCATCACCACCATCACCACGTGAGGACGCACCATAGCGCCTGTAACGTTCAACAGAGCAACGAGCAAACACCGATGGATCAGTCGGATTGTGATTATTGGGGCACGGACGAGAGCAAAGAGCAGACCTGTAATATACTCTTGGAAGACCTGAACAAGTACTGCTGGTCGGCCCACGCTAATGCTCAGAGCCACGGGAATGACAACGTGAGCGTTCATCAAGGTTCTAACGAGCATCATCAAGGAGTAGGTCGAGGATGCTCAGCCAACGACAGACAAAATACGGACGGCGCGATTTACACGTTGACCGTGTTGAACAACGAAGCCAACTCTATGGATGCATTAGATTGTTGCAAGAGTCCAGCGCCCACGTCCAGCGATTCTTGGTCCCTGCGACCCAATCTGGACCTGGACGCTATACTGAGCATGGAACCTGCGTCTACCGAGCAGGAACACGATCAGACCAGCAGCGTGACCGAAGTGTCGCGGACAGTCAACGACAGGTTTCATCCAGATCGTTTCTCTGTTGCATCCTCCCAATATGCTACAGACGACAGCGGATTTGTCGAAAGTAAGGAATTATGCGGCCGAGGATCGTCCAGTGGTGGCAATTGCACGGGAGgcgataataataacgattgGAAGCTTTCTGATCAGAATCTGCAGGAAGCCGCGGCCGCAGCTGCGGCTGCTGTCGCGGTTGGAGCAGGTGACTCGGCGGAGAGTCTTCTGAGAAGCGCTCTTCAAGGAAAATTGTACACAGGTCCGACTCAAGTAGTTTCGTCTTCCTCGCCGTCTACTCAAGGATCCGCTATATCCATGCCTGTGACGAGCAACGCTGGGTTGCAGATAGTGTCCGACCAACAACcgcaacaacagcaacaacagccTCAACAACAGCAGCcgcagcaacaacagcaggATGAATCTATGCATACTTGTACCGATGAAGATCTGTTGCTGTCGCAGTTGGACCAAACGACCTATCGTCCCGGTGATTACGAGAAGCTGAAGAGCATAGCCAACGAAGTGGTAGAGTCGTACTGCAGTTTGGAGCCCGTTTGCAACGTGTCTGCGACGACAACGGTTATGTACACGCTGGATCCAACCAGTGGGAGTCTGGGAACGATAACTCTTCCCGCGGATCTGGGCCAAGTTAGCACGGTTACAGTAGTAACAGCGGCTCAGCAGGATGTTCTACAGCAACAAGCTACTCCTCGAACCGAAGTGGAGCAACAACAGACAGCCAACCAGCTTCAAATAGCTCCGTCCAGAGTGGTTACAACTAAAGCTCCCAAAAAGTACTGTCGACGTACCAACAGAAACAACAGCAACTCGAACGCAGCCAGCAACGGCAGCAGTGGTTCAGAGACCGGTGGAAGCACCAGTGGAACGCAGCAAGGCGCTTCCGGCGGTTCTCCAGGCAGCGTCCAACGCAAGGAACGTTCGCTGCACTATTGCAGTATCTGTAGCAAAGGCTTCAAGGACAAATACAGCGTCAACGTTCACATCAGAACACATACCGGCGAGAAGCCTTTCGCCTGTTCCTTATGTGGCAAGAGTTTCCGACAGAAGGCCCACTTGGCAAAGCACTATCAGACCCACGTGACGCAGAAGCCCAGTGTCCAGCAGCAAGCGACCGGCAGTAGCACCAGCAACAGCGGAAACAGTGGGAATCCCAGTCCATCCGGCGAAACGAGTAGCTCGACGACGAGCAGCGTGACAAATAGGAGTCAACCGCACCAAGTGTCTGTCGATCCAGCGGGGACCGCCTGTAATCCACCCAGTTAG